A DNA window from Cystobacter fuscus DSM 2262 contains the following coding sequences:
- a CDS encoding LysR family transcriptional regulator: MDLNAVMMFNRVVKVGGFSKAAAELGVTKSTISKKIAELESYLGTTLLRRTTRSLQLTDMGKQFHEQSSRGLSEIKKATEQAQATSVEPRGRLRVTAPSDFATSILAPLLAGFLETYPKVSLEMMLTDKVLDLVNDDIDVAIRIGPMMDSSLGAKKVGRDVFQLVASPAYIKRSPSLQEPGDLKKHNCLVFTPKPDMQRWRLKSGASRTTFEPEIKFISNNVTAVKALVVQGAGVALLPVSNCREEIEAKRIKVVMPEWSMEDAPIHFVFQKHLFMPPKVSVFISYMEQKMKPLFI; encoded by the coding sequence ATGGATCTGAACGCGGTGATGATGTTCAACCGGGTCGTGAAGGTCGGCGGTTTTTCGAAAGCCGCGGCAGAGCTTGGCGTCACGAAATCGACGATCTCGAAGAAGATCGCCGAGCTCGAGTCCTACTTGGGAACGACTCTTCTCAGGCGAACGACCAGAAGCCTTCAGCTGACTGACATGGGAAAGCAGTTTCACGAGCAGTCATCGAGAGGGTTGTCAGAAATCAAGAAGGCGACCGAGCAGGCACAAGCAACAAGTGTTGAACCTCGAGGCCGCTTGCGTGTTACGGCTCCTTCCGATTTCGCGACGAGCATCCTCGCGCCGCTCCTCGCGGGGTTTTTAGAGACGTATCCGAAAGTCTCGCTCGAAATGATGCTGACCGACAAAGTTCTCGACTTGGTGAATGACGACATCGATGTCGCAATCCGGATTGGCCCGATGATGGACTCATCTCTGGGAGCGAAGAAGGTGGGTCGCGATGTTTTTCAGTTGGTGGCGAGCCCCGCGTATATCAAACGTTCGCCCTCTCTTCAGGAGCCAGGCGATCTGAAAAAGCACAACTGCCTGGTCTTCACCCCCAAGCCTGACATGCAAAGATGGCGGTTGAAGTCCGGAGCCTCGAGGACGACTTTCGAGCCAGAGATCAAGTTCATCTCAAACAATGTGACTGCCGTGAAGGCCCTGGTGGTGCAAGGAGCCGGCGTCGCCCTCCTGCCTGTCTCCAATTGTCGGGAGGAGATCGAAGCAAAGCGCATCAAGGTCGTCATGCCGGAGTGGTCGATGGAAGACGCACCCATTCATTTCGTGTTTCAAAAACACCTTTTCATGCCACCGAAGGTTTCGGTTTTTATCTCGTATATGGAACAAAAGATGAAGCCGCTCTTCATCTAA
- a CDS encoding transposase, whose product MGWPLRMFQEEGFYFVTSRCFQGRFLLRPSQEVNEVVGGVLARAVQQSAGTVRLHAFTFASNHFHLLVWARGAALASFMQYLRANLSRKVGRLVDWSGSFWERRYSAEPVLDDAALVGRLRYVLAHGVKEGLVERSAEWPGLTCLPQLLGPAKRLFQWFNWTKRWSRRGSEDMAAGERRFAEEWAEPVELEVAPLPCWEGLREEERQRAVRRLVEQVEAEARARGTPVLGAGAVRAQHPHHRPEQLKRSPRPLGHASTHQALKELREQYRSFVAVFQEAAARWRRGNFSVSFPRYSFPPRVVPERVARVF is encoded by the coding sequence ATGGGCTGGCCGTTGAGGATGTTCCAGGAGGAGGGCTTCTATTTCGTGACGTCCAGGTGCTTCCAGGGACGGTTTCTGCTGCGGCCCAGCCAGGAGGTGAACGAGGTGGTGGGCGGCGTGCTGGCGCGAGCCGTCCAGCAGAGCGCCGGCACCGTCCGACTGCACGCCTTCACTTTCGCTTCCAACCACTTCCACCTGTTGGTGTGGGCCCGAGGGGCCGCACTTGCATCCTTCATGCAGTACCTGCGCGCCAACCTCTCCAGGAAGGTGGGGCGTTTGGTGGACTGGAGTGGAAGCTTCTGGGAGAGGCGCTACTCGGCGGAGCCGGTGCTGGACGATGCGGCGCTGGTGGGCCGACTGCGCTACGTGCTGGCCCATGGAGTGAAGGAGGGGCTGGTGGAGAGGAGCGCCGAGTGGCCGGGGCTCACGTGTCTGCCGCAGTTGCTGGGGCCGGCGAAGCGGCTGTTCCAGTGGTTCAACTGGACGAAGCGGTGGAGCAGGAGGGGAAGCGAGGACATGGCGGCGGGAGAGAGGCGCTTCGCCGAGGAATGGGCCGAGCCCGTGGAGTTGGAGGTGGCGCCCCTGCCGTGTTGGGAAGGACTGAGGGAGGAGGAGAGGCAGCGCGCGGTGCGGAGACTGGTGGAGCAGGTGGAAGCCGAGGCTCGCGCACGAGGCACGCCTGTCTTGGGAGCAGGGGCCGTGCGGGCACAGCACCCGCATCACCGGCCCGAGCAACTCAAGCGCAGTCCTCGGCCGTTGGGGCATGCCTCCACGCACCAGGCCTTGAAGGAGTTGCGCGAGCAGTACCGCTCCTTCGTCGCGGTGTTCCAAGAGGCGGCGGCTCGGTGGCGGCGGGGAAACTTCTCGGTGAGCTTCCCTCGCTACTCCTTCCCGCCGCGTGTCGTGCCGGAACGTGTCGCTCGAGTTTTTTGA
- a CDS encoding VOC family protein, which produces MNSKSRTLIFSVAAVFALTSTAQAQMPGIQSAGIDHVGITVPNLREAEKFFSEIFGCVAVTKIGPHSMTNSLSNDRKTQVPARAKSMTLKMLRCGHGSNIELFEYEDSKGKTAPPDHEDLGGHHIAFYTDDVKAGVAYLKSKGITVIGEPMTMTSGDTAGETWVHFLTPWGLEMELVGYPKGKAYEKRAPVKLWSAKHPAD; this is translated from the coding sequence ATGAACTCGAAATCTAGAACTCTGATTTTCTCAGTCGCCGCGGTGTTCGCCCTGACCTCAACAGCCCAGGCGCAGATGCCTGGAATCCAATCAGCCGGAATCGATCACGTCGGGATCACAGTCCCCAACCTGCGCGAGGCCGAAAAGTTCTTTTCTGAAATATTCGGCTGTGTCGCCGTGACGAAGATCGGTCCCCATTCGATGACGAACAGCTTGTCGAATGACCGGAAAACGCAGGTCCCAGCCAGAGCGAAAAGCATGACGCTCAAGATGCTTCGCTGCGGCCACGGCTCCAATATCGAGCTCTTTGAGTACGAAGACTCAAAAGGGAAAACAGCCCCACCGGATCATGAAGACCTGGGTGGCCACCACATTGCATTCTATACAGACGACGTCAAGGCGGGTGTTGCCTACTTGAAATCAAAGGGCATCACCGTGATCGGTGAACCGATGACAATGACTTCAGGCGATACGGCAGGCGAAACATGGGTCCACTTCCTCACTCCATGGGGTCTCGAAATGGAGTTGGTTGGCTATCCAAAAGGGAAAGCCTACGAGAAGCGGGCTCCAGTGAAGCTTTGGTCCGCGAAGCATCCAGCCGATTGA